catgtgaGGGCCCAGTAATATCTACTAGTGCAGCATCCTCAACAGTCACTATGGTTCCTTCTTCCCCCATACCCTGTACCTCGTTTCTCTGAGCAATTATCTTATGAAGGACACCGTTAGCAGATACCACAAAGATGGTTAGAAAATTTTATTCCTCAATCGGCACCACTGCCACCACGGAATCTTCAGCAACAATGGTGGAACCCTATACGGCCTCATGGCTTTGACCTTGTTCTCCCCTTGTTCTTTGATTAGTGGGAACCTCAGAAGATAGAGAGGACGAATCAGCAATTTTAGGGGTTTCTGAAATGGAGAGAGACGGGGAATCCGAGTGAGGTGTGATTTCAGCAGGGGAGTAGGAGTGGTTATAAAAGACTTAGAAGGGATAAAGGACTCCATAGGTTTTTTTAGTACTAGGGATGACTGATGCAGGGATGTCGGAGTTTGTATCAGCCATTGAAACGATAGAGTAAAGGTACTTTAGGAAGTTCTAATGGAAGACTTATGCTTTGTGGATAAAAAAGGAGAGTTTTATTAAGGatggataattatgaagagagagatAGGGACCGGTTCTGAAATGGCAGTTGTGCGTGGAGAAGTGCAacgtttcagagggagatggaatgATTTGAAGTGAAGAGACGTGACAGCAGGATCTGAAAAGGTGGATGACATGGCAATTGTGTTTTGTACCTTTTTAAGACGTGTAGAAAAGaatgcacagaactactaacctttggtacaagaaccaggttcttgacctgtTATTTGAAAGTATCAATCCTCTTTTATCGTCCATGCACTGCATCTATAGCTTCTATGCTCATCATGTGTGTTTACCTAcaatggtattgaagtgagttagacttggccagaaaacactttagctagttTTTCctgaaggtgattttcatagccaaaTAATGAGGAATCATGTTCTCAATTGGGCTTTAAAAGCCCCAGCttcactctgtttctttcaaaatgttccctacttaatactttggtgaagatatctgcgATTTGGTCTTTTGTGCTACAGAACTTCATgcatatcaaccctttctccacattgtccctcagaaagtgatccctcacatcaatatgtttggtccttttatgttgaactggattcttggccatgttgagtgcactggtgttatcaTATAGAAGGGGCACACTCTCAGTGAGTACCCCCAAAATCCTCCAGTTGCTGCTTAATCCATAGAAGTTGAGCACAACACGATGCTGCAactacatattctgcttcatctgttgaaagagccactgagttttgcttccttgtgccccaagaTATGAGACATGAACCTAGGAAGTGATCCATTCCAGAAGTGTTTTTCCTGTCAACAAGATAACATGCATAGTCTGCATCAGCCTATCCAATGAGATTAAAACTATCACCTGAGGGATAATAAAGGACCAGATCTTGTGTTCCTTTAAAATATCTCAGAATTCTTTTGGCAGTcttcaaatgagattccttgggatttgattgagaCCTTGCACATAGCCCCAAACTGAAGACAACATTAGGTCTACTAGCAGTTAGATAGAGAAGAGACcaaataatgcctctatacatggtttgattcacagaggatccagtttcatccatgtccagtcaaGTGGTCCTAGCAATGGGAGTGTCTCTCACCTTtaatgcttccatgtcaaacctcttcaagagctctttgatgtatttttgctgacaaatgaatgtaccctttgaggattattttacttgaagacccaagaagaagttcagttcccccatcatgctcatttcaaactcacttcccataaattttgcaaattcttcacacagagaatcagttgttttcccaaaaataatatcatcaacatagacctaaACAATGAGCAGGTTCTTTCCTCGTTTCTTTAGGAAcaaggtgttgtcaattttccctcttttaaagccattttctaagaggaactttgacagcct
This genomic stretch from Nicotiana sylvestris chromosome 9, ASM39365v2, whole genome shotgun sequence harbors:
- the LOC138878533 gene encoding uncharacterized mitochondrial protein AtMg00810-like produces the protein MDETGSSVNQTMYRGIIWSLLYLTASRPNVVFSLGLCARSQSNPKESHLKTAKRILRYFKGTQDLADADYACYLVDRKNTSGMDHFLGSCLISWGTRKQNSVALSTDEAEYVVAASCCAQLLWIKQQLEDFGGTH